The following proteins are co-located in the Bordetella bronchialis genome:
- a CDS encoding CopD family protein has product MLWIKTLHIVFIAAWFAGLFYLPRIYVNLAQQDEPAVRAVLLGMARRLFRFTTLLAVIAVVFGLWLYIGYGIGMGPGNGWMHAKLFFVLLIIGYHHACGVMLRKFEQGRNTRTHTFYRWFNEISVLLLFIVVALVVVKPF; this is encoded by the coding sequence ATGCTCTGGATCAAGACCCTGCACATCGTCTTCATCGCCGCCTGGTTCGCCGGCTTGTTCTACCTGCCGCGCATCTATGTGAACCTGGCGCAGCAGGACGAGCCGGCGGTCCGCGCGGTACTGCTCGGCATGGCGCGGCGCCTGTTCCGCTTTACCACGCTGCTGGCCGTCATCGCCGTCGTTTTCGGGCTGTGGCTGTATATCGGCTACGGCATCGGCATGGGACCGGGCAACGGCTGGATGCACGCCAAGCTGTTCTTCGTGCTGTTGATCATCGGCTACCATCACGCCTGTGGCGTCATGCTGCGCAAATTCGAGCAAGGCCGCAACACGCGCACGCACACCTTCTACCGCTGGTTCAACGAAATATCCGTGCTGCTGCTCTTCATCGTGGTGGCGCTGGTCGTGGTCAAGCCTTTCTAG
- the holA gene encoding DNA polymerase III subunit delta, translating to MAQPLDADRFADHLRRAGGKLSPLYTISGDEPLLVTEAMDALRAAARAAGYTERTSMVMDARSDWSAVVAATQTVSLFGDRRLLELKIPTGKPGKAGADMLARLAEQADPGGGDPDTIIAVGLPRLDKATRESRWMAALSRGTVVDIPNIERGRLPAWIGERLARQNQRADAATLQWMADKVEGNLLAAHQEIQKLGLLYPEGALEAEAVERAVLNVARYDVFGLRDAMLAGDVGRTVRMLDGLRAEGEALPLVLWAVGEEIRVLARVAQARASGQDSGAVMRRLRIFGAHERLALQALSRVPARAWPAAVQHAHDVDRIIKGLAVPGRLSDPWEEMTRLALRVAAAGRRES from the coding sequence ATGGCCCAGCCCCTGGATGCGGACCGCTTCGCCGACCACCTGCGGCGCGCAGGCGGCAAGTTGTCGCCCCTGTACACCATCAGCGGCGACGAACCCCTGCTGGTGACCGAAGCCATGGACGCGCTGCGCGCCGCCGCGCGCGCGGCCGGCTACACGGAGCGCACTTCCATGGTGATGGACGCGCGCAGCGACTGGAGCGCGGTGGTCGCCGCCACGCAGACCGTATCGCTGTTCGGCGACCGCCGCCTGCTGGAACTCAAGATCCCCACCGGCAAGCCCGGCAAGGCCGGCGCCGACATGCTGGCCCGGCTGGCCGAACAGGCGGACCCCGGCGGCGGCGATCCCGACACCATCATCGCCGTCGGCCTGCCGCGGCTGGACAAGGCCACCCGGGAAAGCCGCTGGATGGCGGCCCTGTCCCGCGGCACCGTGGTCGACATCCCCAATATCGAACGCGGCCGCCTGCCAGCGTGGATAGGCGAACGGCTGGCACGCCAGAACCAGCGGGCCGATGCCGCCACCCTGCAATGGATGGCAGACAAGGTCGAAGGCAATCTGCTGGCGGCGCACCAGGAAATCCAGAAACTGGGCCTGCTGTATCCCGAGGGCGCGCTGGAGGCCGAGGCCGTCGAACGCGCGGTACTGAACGTCGCGCGCTATGACGTCTTCGGACTGCGCGACGCCATGCTGGCCGGCGACGTCGGCCGCACGGTACGGATGCTCGATGGCCTGCGCGCGGAAGGCGAAGCCCTGCCCCTGGTGCTGTGGGCGGTGGGCGAAGAAATTCGCGTCCTGGCCCGTGTCGCCCAGGCCCGCGCCAGCGGACAGGACAGCGGCGCGGTCATGCGGCGCCTGCGCATCTTCGGCGCGCACGAACGCCTGGCGCTGCAGGCCCTGTCGCGTGTCCCGGCGCGCGCCTGGCCGGCCGCCGTGCAGCACGCCCACGATGTAGATCGCATCATCAAGGGCCTGGCGGTGCCTGGCCGGCTGTCCGATCCTTGGGAAGAAATGACCCGACTGGCCCTGCGCGTCGCCGCCGCGGGCCGGCGCGAGTCCTGA
- a CDS encoding glutamate-5-semialdehyde dehydrogenase, whose protein sequence is MSTQNVELAMLALGENARRAAREMMRASGAAKARALTAMADAIADGRDSLKSANRQDIDAARETGLSPALLDRLALSDKTLDLMADGLRQVAALPDPVGSIGPTSVRPNGMRVAQMRVPLGVIGIIYESRPNVTIDAAALCLKSGNAAILRGGSEALRSNLALAAIVRHGLETAGLPAHAVQVVDTADRAAVGKLITMTEHVDVIVPRGGKSLIQRVSAEARVPVIKHLDGNCHVYIDAAADARKAHAIAYNAKTYRYGVCGSMETLLVHGAVAGAILPRLADAYIAHGVELRGCPRTRELVPAAKPATDADWAEEFLGPILAVRIVDSLDEAIEHIGRWGSGHTDAIVTEDLGAAQRFQREVDSSSVYVNLPTVFADGYEYGLGSEIGISTNRLHARGPVGLEGLTTYKWVLTGEGQLRG, encoded by the coding sequence ATGTCCACGCAAAACGTAGAACTTGCCATGCTCGCCCTGGGCGAGAACGCCCGGCGCGCCGCGCGCGAGATGATGCGCGCCAGCGGCGCGGCGAAAGCGCGCGCCCTGACGGCCATGGCCGACGCCATCGCCGACGGCCGCGACAGCCTGAAATCCGCCAACCGCCAGGACATCGATGCCGCGCGCGAGACGGGCCTGAGCCCGGCGCTGCTGGATCGACTTGCCCTCTCCGACAAAACGCTGGACCTGATGGCGGACGGCCTGCGCCAGGTCGCCGCGCTGCCGGATCCGGTCGGCAGCATCGGCCCCACCAGCGTGCGCCCCAACGGCATGCGCGTGGCGCAGATGCGCGTGCCGCTGGGCGTCATCGGCATCATCTACGAATCCCGTCCCAACGTGACCATCGACGCGGCGGCCCTGTGCCTGAAATCGGGCAATGCGGCCATCCTGCGCGGCGGCAGCGAAGCGCTGCGTTCCAATCTGGCGCTCGCCGCCATCGTGCGCCACGGCCTGGAGACCGCCGGCCTGCCCGCCCATGCGGTCCAGGTGGTGGACACCGCCGATCGCGCGGCGGTGGGCAAGCTCATCACCATGACGGAACATGTCGACGTCATCGTGCCGCGCGGCGGCAAGAGCCTGATCCAGCGGGTCAGCGCCGAAGCGCGCGTGCCCGTCATCAAGCACCTGGACGGCAATTGCCACGTCTATATCGATGCCGCGGCGGATGCCCGAAAGGCCCATGCCATCGCCTACAACGCCAAGACCTACCGCTACGGCGTGTGCGGCTCGATGGAGACGCTGCTGGTGCATGGCGCGGTCGCCGGCGCCATCCTGCCCCGCTTGGCGGACGCCTACATCGCCCATGGCGTGGAGCTGCGAGGCTGCCCGCGCACACGCGAACTGGTGCCGGCCGCCAAGCCCGCCACGGACGCCGACTGGGCCGAGGAATTCCTGGGGCCCATCCTGGCCGTGCGCATCGTCGACAGCCTGGACGAGGCCATCGAGCACATCGGACGCTGGGGCTCCGGCCATACCGACGCCATCGTCACCGAAGACCTGGGCGCGGCGCAGCGCTTCCAGCGCGAGGTCGACTCCAGCTCCGTCTATGTGAATCTGCCCACCGTGTTCGCCGACGGCTACGAGTACGGCCTGGGATCCGAGATCGGCATCTCCACCAACCGCCTGCACGCCCGCGGGCCGGTGGGGCTGGAGGGCCTGACCACCTATAAGTGGGTGCTGACGGGCGAAGGGCAGTTGCGCGGCTGA